The Teredinibacter sp. KSP-S5-2 genome includes a window with the following:
- a CDS encoding type VI secretion system Vgr family protein, protein MGRLSQDNRFITITDFSLGEDTFLVTAFSGTEYVSGLFEFQIDLISENLEIKPDKIVGKSATVTLKNEQGRKFNGFIKSFSLGGMLEHDKRQYRMTMVPWLWFLSKTNNHRIFQEKNTKDIVTQIFQDLGFNDFDFRAAGGSPREYCVQHNESDLNFVSRLLEEEGIAYYFVHEDSKHKLVLVDQKNAYEDCGETDVTYHSGTMSVPHISSWEHVHQFKKGMWSLADYNFKEPTKKLDPQRKTNSKFANNNKFEHYEYPGLYDFTKGSDLVKIRLDAEEADRDVVNGQSDCSSFYAGGKFKLKEHPNAEEKGSYIIVGISHRAVDTYHFSGAQGNVEYSNEFACIPDSVHFRPALLHEKPYVPGPQSAIVTGPSGEEIYVDEFGRIKVQFYWDREGKNDENTTCYIRVMQVWAGAQWGASFIPRIGHEVIVTFLDGDPDRPIITGTVYNGKNKPPFDSKTKSGIRTRSTKKGGASNCNELIFDDKKGDEQIFIHAEKNMDTEVENDESLTVDHDRTKHIKHDEKYTIDNDRTKTIGNDQIEDIGRDKTTSVGKDHTESIGANMSITIDKNLSETVKADYTENVDKNKNSTIGKDLTEKVQGNHHEQVTKNYSVKAKKIQLTAQDEISIKVGSASILMKKNGDITIKGKKINVKGSSDIILKGSNIKEN, encoded by the coding sequence ATGGGTCGACTTTCTCAAGACAATCGATTTATAACTATTACGGACTTCTCCCTAGGGGAAGATACCTTTCTTGTTACCGCATTTTCTGGAACGGAATATGTTTCAGGTCTGTTTGAGTTTCAGATAGATTTAATATCTGAAAATCTGGAAATCAAACCGGACAAAATTGTTGGTAAATCTGCAACAGTCACACTAAAAAATGAACAGGGCCGCAAGTTTAACGGTTTCATTAAGTCATTTTCACTAGGTGGCATGCTTGAGCACGATAAGCGTCAATATCGAATGACGATGGTGCCCTGGCTATGGTTTTTATCGAAAACCAACAATCATCGAATTTTTCAGGAAAAGAATACCAAAGATATCGTTACCCAAATTTTTCAGGATTTAGGTTTTAACGATTTCGATTTTCGCGCGGCTGGTGGAAGTCCGCGTGAGTATTGTGTGCAGCACAATGAAAGCGATTTGAATTTTGTATCGCGCCTTCTGGAAGAAGAGGGTATTGCATATTATTTCGTACACGAAGATTCAAAACACAAATTGGTTTTGGTCGATCAAAAGAACGCCTACGAAGACTGTGGCGAAACTGATGTTACTTATCACTCGGGTACGATGTCCGTTCCGCATATTTCCTCTTGGGAGCATGTGCACCAGTTTAAAAAAGGTATGTGGTCATTAGCAGACTACAACTTTAAAGAGCCAACCAAAAAGCTCGACCCTCAGCGCAAAACCAATAGTAAGTTTGCCAACAACAATAAGTTTGAGCATTACGAATATCCTGGCTTATACGATTTCACTAAAGGTTCTGATTTAGTGAAAATTCGTTTGGATGCTGAAGAGGCCGATCGAGATGTCGTCAATGGGCAAAGTGACTGCAGCAGCTTTTATGCCGGCGGCAAGTTCAAGCTGAAAGAACATCCCAATGCGGAAGAAAAAGGCTCGTATATTATTGTTGGTATCAGTCATAGAGCGGTAGATACCTATCACTTCAGTGGTGCTCAGGGTAACGTAGAGTACTCAAACGAATTTGCCTGTATCCCGGATTCAGTGCATTTCCGTCCAGCATTACTTCACGAAAAACCTTATGTTCCTGGTCCCCAGTCAGCCATTGTTACCGGGCCTTCCGGCGAAGAAATTTACGTCGATGAATTCGGTCGTATTAAAGTACAGTTTTACTGGGACAGAGAAGGCAAAAATGATGAAAACACCACCTGCTATATTCGTGTTATGCAGGTGTGGGCCGGGGCGCAATGGGGGGCATCCTTTATTCCCCGTATTGGTCATGAAGTCATTGTCACCTTCTTAGATGGTGACCCGGATCGCCCAATAATTACCGGTACCGTATACAACGGTAAGAACAAACCTCCTTTTGACTCAAAAACCAAAAGCGGAATTCGCACTCGCTCTACCAAAAAAGGTGGTGCGTCAAACTGCAATGAACTGATTTTTGATGATAAAAAAGGTGATGAGCAGATCTTTATCCATGCAGAAAAGAACATGGATACCGAGGTTGAGAATGATGAATCCTTGACAGTGGATCATGATCGTACCAAACACATTAAGCATGACGAAAAATACACGATCGACAATGACCGAACTAAGACTATTGGTAATGATCAAATAGAAGATATTGGTCGTGATAAGACAACAAGTGTCGGTAAGGATCACACGGAATCGATTGGGGCAAACATGTCAATTACTATTGACAAAAACCTCAGCGAGACGGTTAAGGCGGACTACACCGAAAATGTAGACAAAAACAAAAACTCAACCATCGGTAAAGATTTAACTGAAAAAGTACAAGGCAATCACCATGAACAGGTGACTAAAAATTATTCAGTTAAGGCAAAGAAAATACAGCTAACCGCGCAGGATGAAATAAGTATTAAAGTTGGTTCGGCCAGTATTCTAATGAAGAAAAATGGTGACATTACCATTAAAGGTAAGAAAATAAATGTTAAGGGTAGTTCTGATATTATTCTCAAAGGTTCGAATATTAAGGAGAACTAA
- a CDS encoding type VI secretion system tube protein Hcp, giving the protein MQIYVLHDGIKGNVTAEGFADHYKAESFSFGVSRNLSMTTGSTSNRESDNPTLSEVTLTKYADNSATELFKDSVGGGKGAQGKDVVIKFVQTGSSGDEVFMEYTLKNTMVSSYSVTAHGTEQAVETFTLNYTEIMISFSDYDSGNAQASPQRVGYNVEKTTVL; this is encoded by the coding sequence ATGCAAATTTATGTTCTACACGATGGTATTAAAGGGAATGTCACTGCTGAGGGCTTTGCTGACCACTATAAAGCAGAAAGCTTCAGTTTCGGTGTTAGCCGTAACCTAAGCATGACTACTGGTAGCACATCTAACCGTGAATCAGACAACCCAACTTTGAGCGAAGTGACTTTAACTAAGTACGCTGACAACTCTGCTACAGAACTTTTCAAAGACTCTGTTGGTGGTGGTAAAGGTGCACAAGGTAAGGACGTAGTTATCAAGTTCGTTCAAACTGGTAGCTCTGGTGACGAAGTGTTCATGGAGTACACGCTTAAGAATACTATGGTTAGCTCTTACTCTGTAACTGCACACGGTACTGAGCAAGCTGTTGAGACTTTCACTCTAAACTACACTGAAATCATGATCAGCTTCAGCGATTACGATTCAGGCAACGCTCAAGCTAGCCCACAACGTGTTGGCTACAACGTTGAGAAAACTACTGTACTATAA
- a CDS encoding methyltransferase produces the protein MKLTSFVSSLIACAVLTFPFTHATAKGSDLQKLSEVLAAQSDETKTRYEYRHPQETIEFFGIKPGMTVVEALPGGGWYSQILVPYLGEKGRLVGVDYSSELWPHFEWMNEKFLQGRKDWLESFPENAKEWGKGQGAKTEAYTFATLPKKLTKQADAVLFIRALHNLNRFEPKGQFMTQALNESYRMLKKGGVLGVVQHETSDANADGSTGYMEKQALINVIENAGFNLVAESDINQNAKDKADGIVWRLPPTYSGVKDDPKQKEANKAIGESNRMTLKFVKVGKSKR, from the coding sequence ATGAAACTGACGTCGTTCGTATCCAGTCTCATCGCTTGTGCTGTATTAACCTTCCCCTTTACTCACGCTACGGCTAAAGGAAGTGATTTACAAAAGCTTTCCGAGGTTCTCGCCGCGCAGTCTGATGAAACAAAAACCCGGTATGAGTATCGACACCCACAGGAAACAATTGAATTCTTTGGTATTAAACCTGGAATGACTGTGGTTGAAGCGTTACCCGGTGGCGGGTGGTATTCACAAATCTTGGTACCGTACCTGGGAGAAAAAGGCCGGCTGGTTGGTGTAGATTATTCTTCAGAGCTATGGCCACATTTCGAATGGATGAATGAAAAGTTTTTGCAAGGCCGAAAGGATTGGCTGGAGAGCTTTCCGGAAAATGCTAAAGAGTGGGGCAAGGGACAGGGAGCGAAGACTGAAGCCTATACTTTTGCGACTTTGCCTAAGAAATTAACCAAGCAAGCCGATGCCGTACTTTTCATCCGTGCGTTACACAACCTGAATCGCTTTGAGCCCAAGGGGCAGTTTATGACTCAGGCGTTGAACGAATCATATCGAATGCTCAAAAAGGGGGGAGTGCTTGGTGTCGTGCAGCATGAGACCAGTGACGCGAATGCGGATGGTTCAACTGGTTATATGGAAAAGCAGGCGCTTATTAACGTTATCGAGAATGCTGGCTTTAATCTCGTTGCCGAGTCAGATATTAACCAGAATGCAAAAGACAAGGCCGATGGTATTGTGTGGCGTCTGCCTCCAACGTACAGCGGTGTAAAAGATGACCCAAAACAAAAGGAGGCGAATAAGGCAATAGGGGAGTCAAACCGCATGACGCTTAAATTTGTCAAAGTAGGAAAATCTAAGCGCTAA